Genomic window (Dyadobacter fanqingshengii):
TTTCCTTTTTTTGTGGTTACAAGGACAACCCCGCTGGCCGCTTTCGCACCAAACACCGCTGCCGAACTCGCGTCTTTCAACACGTCCACCGTTTCAATATCATTGGGGTTAATGTCTTCCAAACCACCATAATAAATTGCTCCGTCCAGGACGACAAGCGGTGACGTTCCCGCAGTGAGCGAGTTGGTTCCGCGCACACCCACATTACCACCGCCTTTCGCAGATGCTGAGAATCCCACATTCATACCCGGAATGTTCCCTCTCAAAACGTCCTGCACAGACTGCGGATTTTCATTTTCGAGCTTCGTGGCGCTGATCTGGGAAACGGCGCCGGTGAGGTCACGTTTCTTCTGCGTACCATAACCCACCACGACCACTTCTTCAAGCGTTTTTTGATCGGTCGATAAGGTAATGTCGACAACGCTGGCGTTTCCAACTTCTTTTTCCTGCGTGAGATAACCGACCGCTGAAAAAACCAGGACCGAGCTGTTTTCGGGCACATTGATCTGGTATTTCCCGTCTACGTCGGTCGTAGTGCCATTTGTTGTGCCTTTAACCACAACGGTTACGCCCGGAATGGGCGAGTTGTCTTCTTTAGACAAAATCCTTCCGGAAATTGGCTTGTCGATGGTGTGATGGGAACCGCTTTTGCGGTTTTTTGGCACAGGGTTGGCCATTGCAGGGGGCAGCAGCAGCGCTAGCAGCATACTTCCCGTCACCATAGGTCGAAGGAATAACGTATATCCTTTTCTCATTTGTTTGGGTTAGGAATGTTTCACATCAGCTCGCCGTTCGGCTTCGCTATATCAATATTTCCAGACGAAATGAGAAAATTCTACCCCTACAACGCAATTGAAATAAGTAGAACACTGGTGATTTATCACAAAAAAAACACCAGCCTGAGACGAGCTCTGACCAGTGTTTCCACGTTGAATATTTTTATTCGATTAGTTTTTGGCTTCCTTAACTGCTGTTATCGGAAATTCACCGTCTTGTGAAACGATCGTGCCTTTCAGCGACTCGCCTTCCTGAACCAATGTGACATTCAGTAAGCCACCCTGGAAATCGAGTTTGAAGGTTACCTTTCCCTGGTCAACCACAAGTTCTTTCATTTCCATTTTTTCTGTGGACCCAAGGGTGCCGCTTAGCTTACCGTCCTTTTCTTCAAAAGTCATTACGCCGGTTTCGTATTCAGGCGGAACGTTTGAAACAGTATATTTCCAGTTTCCTACAAGGTCATTGGCCTTCAAAAACCCGTGCGCTTGCACTGAAAACATGCTGATAGCAAAAATTGCCAGGAATAAATACTTCATTTTCATCATTGGAATTAGGATTAAGTTGTTTTACATGACTAAATGCAGCTATATCTGCATTCCTCAAATTTAGGAAATCAATCCATAATCCTTCTATCTATTGTTATATATTCCACCGAAATATCACTGATCGAAAGCGAGTCGCCAGCGGTTACATTTCAGCTATTTTGCAAATGCCTCATTGATCAGCGATTGCATGAAATCTGTCGCCTTTCCGGGTTTCAAGCCAACGGCATTTTGCCCCGACCAGAAAATACTGAGATCCGTTCTTCCCTGCGCCTGCGCCGCCTCGCGCAAAGGCCCCATAAAGCGGGACTGCAAGGGGAATGGCAGCACTTCGGTTTCGTAGCTTACTTCTTCCGATATCCTGTTCCGGATCATCCTGCCCATTCTGCCGGTCAGTGATTTAGAGAGTACCGTATACCGGGCTTCGTCAGACAAAAGCATTTCCCGGTGCTTGGGTGTGGCACTGGATTCTTCGGTTACCAGAAACGCAGTGCCGAGTTGGGCAGCGTCGGCGCCGAGGGTCAGCGCGGCTTTGATACCTAAGCCATCCCTGATGCCGCCCGCTGCGATAATCGGTGTTTTGATTTTTGCTTTCAATTGCTGAACGAGCGTAAATGTGCCGGTTAATGACTGGTTCGCAGGTTTAAGAAACGACGGCCTGTGCCCGCCTGCCTCAAATCCAGACGCGACAATGGCGTCTACTCCTGCTTCTTCCAGTGCCAGGCCCTCGTCCAGCGTGGTGGCCGCGCCAACGGTTTTTATGTCGAGTCTGCGTGCCTCGTCCAGTATTTTTCTGGATGGTATGCCAAATATGAAGCTGAAAACCGCGGGTCGCGCTTCGAAAACCGCTTCCACCTGTCTCTCGAATTTAGAAGGAATGTTCTGGTCGACTTCGGGAAGCGGAATGCCGAGCGTATCAAAAAAGGGCTTATAAAGCTGCTTCACTTTTTCCAGCTTTTCGGCAGGATAATCTTTCAGGCTTTCATCCACGTCCGAAACCCAAAGATTGATATTGTAGGGCTGGTTTGTTCTGGACTTAATGTCCTTATCCGCTGTCAAAATTTGCTCGGGAGTTAAGGTATATGCACCATAGCTGCCCAGGCCACCTGCATTGGATACGGCCGCCAGAAGCTCGGAAGTTGAAAAACCTCCGCCCATCGGGCCTTGCAGGATCGGATACCTGATTCCCAGGAGTTTTGTTATTCGAGTTTGATTTTCCATGTTTTCTGCCGCTTCATATTTTTCACTTGCTTACCTAAACCAAATGGTGGCCTGCAACGTGGCCGCCGTCAAGATTAATGATTTCTCCTGTAACGAAATTGCTTCCGGCCAGGTAAAGCGCCAACTCCGCTACATCATTTGTCTCTCCGATGCGATTTACCAGATGCAGCCCCGCCATACTGTCCGCGTCGCTGATGCCGTTTTTAGCTTGCAACGGGCTTCTGATGATACCCGGCGATATTCCGTTCACCCGAATATTATGTTTGCCAAATTCTGTTGCAAGTTGTCTGGTCAATGCATGAATTCCAGCTTTGCTGACAACGGGCGCAGTGGCAGGAAATCCGCCAATGGCATGATCAACTAGTACAGTTCCGATGTTGATAATCGAGCCCTCTCCCTGTTTCAGCATTTGCGCAATGGCAGCCTGGCTTGTAAAGAAAGTGCCTTTCAGGTTAATGTCCAGAAAACGGTCCAGATAATTTTCATCGACTTCCATAAATGGCTTTGCTTCAAAAATCCCTGCATTATTGACCAGCACATCCACTGCTCCAAAGCGCGCTAATGCAGTTTCAACAAGCAACTGACCGGTTTCCGGATTGCTGATGTCTCCCGTAACCTTGGCCAGTCTGTCGTGATTGCCGAGCTCCTGAAATGTTTTGTTCAAATTTACTTCGCTTGCGGCGTTGATGACCACATTATGGCCACGTTCCAGAAACAATGTGGCAACGGCTTTGCCTATGCCGGTCGACGCACCGGTTACAATGATGGTTTGCTTTTTCATGATCTTCGAATTTTAATTGTTTTTACTTTTGGTAGCAGTAATTCCTCTCTCACGAAGGACGGATACTTGTTCGCCGGCATGGCCCCAGTCGTCCAGGTCAATTTCCTGGATTACCACGAAAGTCAGGTTAGGATCTTTGTCCAAAACATCGGAAAGCAGATTGGTAACCCCGGCAATCAGGGCTTGTTTTTGTTCGCGGGAAACGCCTTCGCGGGTCAGCTCAATTTTTACGTATGGCATGGTCTTTAATGTTTGTGTTATCAATAATTAATCTTCTGATAACACAAAGTAAGACATCCAGAATGAGCACATTACGTGACCTAGATCACATAATGCATATACTATCTGTGATTGTTGTAAAGGCGGCTGAGCGTTTCTCTGGAGACGCCGAGATAAGCGGCAATGAGATGCTTCGGGACTAGGTTGTAAAGCTGCGGGTACAAGGCTAGCAGTTCCTCGTAACGGGCTTTGGTATCATTGTTCATGAAAGAAAGCAGGCGTCTTTGCGATGCCACATAACCCCTGTTTGTGCGCCACCGGAAGAAATGTTCTAACGGATGCAGCTCGCTGCAAAGCCTTTCACGGTCAGCACTGGACAGGCAAAGCACTTCCGCGTTGGCAATGCAATCTACGGTAATGGTGGCATGTGTGTGGTTGTACATGGCGGCATAATCGGATGTCCACCAGGTGGGCATGGCAAATTGGAGGATGTATGTTTTAATTTCATCGTTGACGAAAAAAGCTTTTAGACAGCCGGAGATCACAAAATATTCGCAATCCACCGCGCGACCCACATGGACAAGCGTTTCGCCTTTTTTGTATGATTGAGGTTTGAAATGAGAGAAGAAATAGTCAAACTGCTCGTCTGTCAGACTTGCAGCCTGGGCAATATGGTTTCGTAAAACTTCCTTCGCTTCCATAGGGTTAATTGGTCTTTTTGCAGATCTGGCTTAAATTTAAATCCAAAAGTATTTTATATAATTAAATTGCGTTTTTAAAGCATGCATTCTTTTTTATTATTCATCGGGCTGGCTATCATTTGCATTTCTTGTGGCAGAGAGCGTGAACCTTTGAAAAACAGGAAGAAAAACAACGTGGAAACGATTGAAGCGCTGGGTGCCCTGCCCAGGTACGTCACAGATCCCCCCGGAAATAAATCGACCCCCGAGAAAGTCAGGCTGGGCAAGCTGCTATTTTTTGATCCGATCCTGTCGGGGAATAAGGATGTTTCCTGCGCAACCTGCCATCAGCCCGAATTCAACTATGCGGAATTTTTGGAAACGTCGATCGGTGTGAACGGGCGGGGAACAGGAAGCAGGAGACAGTTTTCGGAACAGAATGACATTCCATTTGTGAAAAGAAATTCGCAGAGTATCCTCAATACAGCATTCAACGGCATTAAAAACGGTGAAAGTTACCATGCCGAATCTGCGCCCATGTTCTGGGATTTGCGCGCCAAAGGCCTGGAAGAACAAGCGCTCGTTCCGGTGCAGACCTTGGAGGAAATGCGCGGGCACACTTACCCGGAAGATAAGGTGATCGATGAGATCGTGGCGCGGATCCGGAAGATTCCGGCTTACGAAAGCCTTTTCCGCGATGCATTTGCAGGTGATGAAAATCCGGTTAATGTCGTGAATTTATCCAAAGCCATTGCTTCCTACGAGCGCACGCTCATTGCCAATAACTCGCGCTTTGACCAGTACATGCGTGGGGACAGCAGCGCGCTGACAACCGGAGAAAAGGAAGGATTGAACCTTTTCCTGAAAACAGGGTGCGCCAAATGTCATTCAGGTCCCATGCTGTCTGATTTCAAGCTGCATACACTGGGTGTTCCCGATTCTCAGAACCGGGCGGAGACCGATGCCGGCGTCAACAATGATTATGCCTTTCGGACGCCCACGCTCCGTAACCTGCGCTATACGGGACCGTATATGCACAGCGGGAAGTTCGCTACGCTTGAACAGGTGTTGCAGTTTTATGAAGACATTGCAGGAGGCAAAATCCCAAATCCGAATGTGAAACCTGCTCAGGTTGACACGTTGGCTACGAATATGGACGTCAATTTCAGGGACATTTCCAGGATCGTTGAGTTTTTGAATGCATTGAATGACGACGATTTTGACAAATCGGTGCCCGAAAGCGTTCCAAGCGGCTTGCCGGTTACCGGCCTTTGAGGTAGATCTTAGCGGCATTTCTCTTTATCTTCTTGACAAATCAAAAATCAGATCCCATGAATCAAATGGACAGGAAGACATTTCTGAAAGAATTATCCCTGCTTGCAGGCGCGTCGATCGTTTACGGACAAGCGGGCGCGGCTGCTCCTTCCCCGAACAAGGCGAATTTCAAACTAGGATTTGTAACTTATCTCTGGGGAAAAGATTGGGACCTGCCCACATTGATCAAAAACTGCTCGGATACGAAAATTAACGGGGTTGAATTACGTGTGGAGCATGCCCACAAAGTAATGCCGGAACTAACCAAGACGGAACGCATTGAAGTAAAGAAGAAGTTTGCGGACAGTCCCGTGGAGCTGATCGGTCTCGGCACGAACCAGCAGTACGATTATCCGGACCAGGCAAAATTGAAAGCCTCCATCGAACGCACGAAAGAGTTTATCAGGCTAAGTGCTGATGTGGGCGGCTCAGGTGTGAAGGTGAAACCCAACGGGCTTCATGCGGATGTGCCTGTTGAAAAAACGTTGGCCCAGATAGGAGCAGCATTGAGCGAATTGGCTGCCTATGCAAAAGATTTCGGTCAGCAGATCAGGTTGGAAGTGCATGGAGAAAAGACGCAGGAACTGCCTAACATCAAGCAGATTATGGAATTTGCCAACCATCCCAACGCCAAAATTTGCTGGAACTGCAACAAAGAAGACCTGATTGGTGATGGATTTCAGCACAATTTTGATCTGGTCAAAAAGTGGTTTGGTGACACGATTCACGTGCGCGAACTGAATCGCACTGATTATCCATATAAGGAGCTTTTGAGCAATCTCGGAAAAATGAACTACAAAGGCTGGGTGCTGCTGGAATGCCACACGAATCCGGAAGATAAAGTGAAGTCTATGATGGAGCAGAGAGCTGTTTTTGACCGAATGGTTAAGGCGGTTTAAAGCATTGCGGTTCAGGGCGCCATATCGATCAACCGGCCGCCCGCATCCTTGAACCAAGTCCCTTTCACTTCGCCGACACCGTTAAACCGGTATTGCAGACCGACAATGCCCGTCGGAGCGTTGGGAAATGTGAATTCCAATGCTTTTTTGTTATTGACAAAAATCTGCATGTTTTTGTCTTTACACGCAACACGCAATGTGGTCCACTCGCTCAGATTGGCCCCAAAACCCGAAAGGTCTGCGAACTTGCTATCAAACATTTTACCGGCTGCGAACATTTTCACCTCCCCAATGCAGGCCGGGTTTGCCAGCGGCAGGAAAATAATGTCGTCTTTGCATTGTATCAGCACTTCAACGGGCTGGCAGGTGTTTCCACCTTCATGATACGGGTTTCTTAATGTTGTTTCAAATTCAAAATTGGCATTCGTCAGGTCACCCATATCGCGTTGGTTGAAAAGGCGCACTTTGGGAGCAACGGGTTTCAGATTGAAGTTGTTGGCTTTCAGTAATGCTTCGGTGATCGCAATGCGGTCGGGTTGGGTAATGTCTTTTTTGGTGAAATAAAATGGCTTATCATCCATTTCCACCAGCCCGAGCCATCCATTTGAAGTGATCTGTACGACGTGCCTTTTCACAACTTCGCCATCCACAATGAGTCGGGCATTGAAATAACCCGGATAATAATAGATGGCCGAATGCTTCGTCTGGTCCTTGGGCACCAGCGTTTTGCGTGAGATATCCCAGGTTTGCACAATGTAAACCGAATCGGTCTTCGCTTGTGAAGCATCGTAAGTGAAAACAACGGAGTTCGGCACGGCTTCTGTATACACTTTATCTGCTTTGAATGAAAAGCGCGCGGGATCAACCCGTCCGGAACCGAGCACTTTTTGGAATACGAAATAACCCGCAATGGCCAGTAAAAGCACCAGCGCGAAAGCCCAGGTAAGATGCAGCGCGCGTTTAGGTTTATGGTAAGTGTCCTGCACTTCCGGCGAGACGGATTCGGCACTTTCGGGCTTACTGCATGTCTGGACAAAATTTCGCCAGTCATTGTAACCGGCAAACCGGGCCAGCGTGTTAAGTGTGGCAGTATTTGGCGCGTGATCATACTTGATGCGTCCCCAAACCCTTTTTAATGTGGTGGTGCTGAGCCGGACTTTGGTCTTTTCGAAGATTGCTTCGCTCAGTTTTTCGAAGTCGTAATTGGACCAGTTTTCGCTGCTTCCCCAAGCGAGCGCGTCCTCGATCTGTTGGAGGCAAACCCGGATTACTTCTGTTTCTGAGACTTTTAACATGGCTGTTGTAATTGCACGAGCTGGCGCGGCATTTGTCACAAATTTATCTATTCAAAAGACATTTGCTTCATAAACGTTTATTAAAAAAGATTACACGAATCGGCTGGAATTTTCCCGTATGGAAAGCGAGGTCAGATTTTGGCACAAATAGCATTCCGATATGTCTTGTTAACACCCCTGAATTCTGCCTGATGATGCCTAGTTTTGGAATTACGCTCAGGCCATGAGTTACATTTTATCTATTCTTTTTTGATCCCAATGCCTATGTTCGCCCAAGCCGATCCTCAAAATGATCCAGCAATTACGGTTGGCGCTGCCACCGCAGTTGTACAAACGGCCGGTGGTCACGTACGCGGCTACATGCATCGCAATGTTTACACATTTAAAGGCATTCCTTATGGAAGCGCTGAAAGGTTCTTGCTGGCTTACAAACCCGAACCCTGGGAAGGCATCCGGAACTGTTTGGTTTATGGCCCAACCTGTCCCACAACCCAGGCGCCTGCATTTACAGAGGAACTTGAATTCGCATTCCAGCCCAACCGCGGTTATCATGTTGACGAGCAGTGTCTTACATTGAATATATGGGTTAGCCACATGGATAGTCAGGCAAAAAAGCCGGTGATGGTTTGGTTGCATGGCGGCGGTTTCGCGAATGGCTCGGCTATTGAATTCCCGTCACATGACGGTGAAAGTCTTGCACGCAATGGAGATGTGGTGGTGGTTAGTCTCAATCACAGGCTCAATGTGCTCGGTTTTTTGGATTTGTCTGCTTATTCGGAGAAGTACCAACATGCAGGCAATGTGGGTGCTACTGATATAGTATTGGCGTTGCAATGGGTCCAGAAAAACATTGCAAATTTTGGTGGTGATCCTGGTAATGTTACCATTTTCGGACAGTCCGGAGGCGGTTCCAAGGTCATGTGCCTGCTGAATGCGCCTTCGGCAAAAGGGCTTTTTCACAAAGCAATTGTACAGAGCGGGAGCTATCCCAATCATTTTACAGACAAGAATATTTCCCAAAAAGTTGCTGAGGCACTGCTCGCAGAACTGGAATTAAGCCCCGAACGCGTGGATGCCTTGGAAACAATGCCTTATGAGCAGCTTGCAAAAGCGGGAACGGCAGCACTGGCGAAAGTCCAGGCAGGCATGAAGCCGGACGAAGTCCCGACCCTTGGCCTCGAATGGAACCCGGTTCTGGATTATCATTTTCTGCCTTATCAAATCGGCAGCGGGGCAGCACGGGCGCTTTCTGCTCACATTCCGTTATTGGTAGGTTCTGTTAAAAATGAGTTTGTGCCTTTTGAAATTGATCTGCGAAAAGTTACCGAAGAAAGTGCGCAGGCCATGCTGCTGGAAAAATACGGTGACCAAACTGGTGCCTACATTGCTGCTTTGAAGAATGCATATCCCGAAATAAAAGAGCCTTCTGAGCTTATCGACGTGGATATGCTGTTCCGGCCTTTGGTCATTAACCACGCAAATGAGAAGTTTGCGGACGGCGGGGCGGCCGTTTACACATATCTTTTTAAATGGCAGTCGCCGGTTCTTGATAGGTCGCTGGGAGCAGTCCATTGCATGGATCTGCCTTTTGTTTTTGACAACATTGCGCTGTGCGAACAAATGACCGGTGGCGGAAAGGACGCTTACATACTCGCCGAAAAAATAAGCCTGGCCTGGATACATTTCGCGCGAACGGGAAATCCCAATCACCAAACATTACCAGACTGGCCGGCTTATAATCCTGAAACCGGAGCGGTTATGGTGTTTGATAATGAATGCATTGTGAAATATCATCATGATAAAGCATTGCTAAGGATCGCAGCTGGCTCAAAAAATCTAACGGCCGGTAAACATTGAGGTAAAGAATCCCGGCGCCAATAATTATATAAAGCACCGCTTGAATTGTGTAAGACTTTACGGAGCCTTCGGCGATACATTTGTAAAAATGAAAAACCGATGGAAACGATACTTGAAAACCATATAAAACAAACCTTCCCCGTGTTAGGCATGTCCTGCGCCGCTTGTGCCGTGAGTGTTGAGAGCATGCTTAAATCTGTGAAAGGAGTCCACGACGCAGGCGTAAATTACGCAACCCAGACCGCCTGGGCTGATTATGATGATTCAGTAACCAACACCGACCTGCAAAATGCAGTCCGCGCCATTGGTTACGACCTGGTTGTGAACGTGGAAGATCCTCAGCAAGTGCAGCAGGATGCGCAGCTGGCACATTATAATGAATTGAAAAAGAGAACGATCTGGGCCTCCGTGCTTTCTCTGCCGATCGTTATTATCGGAATGTTCTTCATGGAAGGCTCGTCGCGTGCGTTGCCTTTTGGAAACTGGAT
Coding sequences:
- a CDS encoding SDR family NAD(P)-dependent oxidoreductase, with protein sequence MKKQTIIVTGASTGIGKAVATLFLERGHNVVINAASEVNLNKTFQELGNHDRLAKVTGDISNPETGQLLVETALARFGAVDVLVNNAGIFEAKPFMEVDENYLDRFLDINLKGTFFTSQAAIAQMLKQGEGSIINIGTVLVDHAIGGFPATAPVVSKAGIHALTRQLATEFGKHNIRVNGISPGIIRSPLQAKNGISDADSMAGLHLVNRIGETNDVAELALYLAGSNFVTGEIINLDGGHVAGHHLV
- a CDS encoding cytochrome-c peroxidase, whose translation is MHSFLLFIGLAIICISCGREREPLKNRKKNNVETIEALGALPRYVTDPPGNKSTPEKVRLGKLLFFDPILSGNKDVSCATCHQPEFNYAEFLETSIGVNGRGTGSRRQFSEQNDIPFVKRNSQSILNTAFNGIKNGESYHAESAPMFWDLRAKGLEEQALVPVQTLEEMRGHTYPEDKVIDEIVARIRKIPAYESLFRDAFAGDENPVNVVNLSKAIASYERTLIANNSRFDQYMRGDSSALTTGEKEGLNLFLKTGCAKCHSGPMLSDFKLHTLGVPDSQNRAETDAGVNNDYAFRTPTLRNLRYTGPYMHSGKFATLEQVLQFYEDIAGGKIPNPNVKPAQVDTLATNMDVNFRDISRIVEFLNALNDDDFDKSVPESVPSGLPVTGL
- a CDS encoding carboxylesterase/lipase family protein; amino-acid sequence: MFAQADPQNDPAITVGAATAVVQTAGGHVRGYMHRNVYTFKGIPYGSAERFLLAYKPEPWEGIRNCLVYGPTCPTTQAPAFTEELEFAFQPNRGYHVDEQCLTLNIWVSHMDSQAKKPVMVWLHGGGFANGSAIEFPSHDGESLARNGDVVVVSLNHRLNVLGFLDLSAYSEKYQHAGNVGATDIVLALQWVQKNIANFGGDPGNVTIFGQSGGGSKVMCLLNAPSAKGLFHKAIVQSGSYPNHFTDKNISQKVAEALLAELELSPERVDALETMPYEQLAKAGTAALAKVQAGMKPDEVPTLGLEWNPVLDYHFLPYQIGSGAARALSAHIPLLVGSVKNEFVPFEIDLRKVTEESAQAMLLEKYGDQTGAYIAALKNAYPEIKEPSELIDVDMLFRPLVINHANEKFADGGAAVYTYLFKWQSPVLDRSLGAVHCMDLPFVFDNIALCEQMTGGGKDAYILAEKISLAWIHFARTGNPNHQTLPDWPAYNPETGAVMVFDNECIVKYHHDKALLRIAAGSKNLTAGKH
- a CDS encoding NAD(P)H-dependent flavin oxidoreductase: MENQTRITKLLGIRYPILQGPMGGGFSTSELLAAVSNAGGLGSYGAYTLTPEQILTADKDIKSRTNQPYNINLWVSDVDESLKDYPAEKLEKVKQLYKPFFDTLGIPLPEVDQNIPSKFERQVEAVFEARPAVFSFIFGIPSRKILDEARRLDIKTVGAATTLDEGLALEEAGVDAIVASGFEAGGHRPSFLKPANQSLTGTFTLVQQLKAKIKTPIIAAGGIRDGLGIKAALTLGADAAQLGTAFLVTEESSATPKHREMLLSDEARYTVLSKSLTGRMGRMIRNRISEEVSYETEVLPFPLQSRFMGPLREAAQAQGRTDLSIFWSGQNAVGLKPGKATDFMQSLINEAFAK
- a CDS encoding DUF1080 domain-containing protein; the protein is MLKVSETEVIRVCLQQIEDALAWGSSENWSNYDFEKLSEAIFEKTKVRLSTTTLKRVWGRIKYDHAPNTATLNTLARFAGYNDWRNFVQTCSKPESAESVSPEVQDTYHKPKRALHLTWAFALVLLLAIAGYFVFQKVLGSGRVDPARFSFKADKVYTEAVPNSVVFTYDASQAKTDSVYIVQTWDISRKTLVPKDQTKHSAIYYYPGYFNARLIVDGEVVKRHVVQITSNGWLGLVEMDDKPFYFTKKDITQPDRIAITEALLKANNFNLKPVAPKVRLFNQRDMGDLTNANFEFETTLRNPYHEGGNTCQPVEVLIQCKDDIIFLPLANPACIGEVKMFAAGKMFDSKFADLSGFGANLSEWTTLRVACKDKNMQIFVNNKKALEFTFPNAPTGIVGLQYRFNGVGEVKGTWFKDAGGRLIDMAP
- a CDS encoding Crp/Fnr family transcriptional regulator, which translates into the protein MEAKEVLRNHIAQAASLTDEQFDYFFSHFKPQSYKKGETLVHVGRAVDCEYFVISGCLKAFFVNDEIKTYILQFAMPTWWTSDYAAMYNHTHATITVDCIANAEVLCLSSADRERLCSELHPLEHFFRWRTNRGYVASQRRLLSFMNNDTKARYEELLALYPQLYNLVPKHLIAAYLGVSRETLSRLYNNHR
- a CDS encoding sugar phosphate isomerase/epimerase family protein — translated: MNQMDRKTFLKELSLLAGASIVYGQAGAAAPSPNKANFKLGFVTYLWGKDWDLPTLIKNCSDTKINGVELRVEHAHKVMPELTKTERIEVKKKFADSPVELIGLGTNQQYDYPDQAKLKASIERTKEFIRLSADVGGSGVKVKPNGLHADVPVEKTLAQIGAALSELAAYAKDFGQQIRLEVHGEKTQELPNIKQIMEFANHPNAKICWNCNKEDLIGDGFQHNFDLVKKWFGDTIHVRELNRTDYPYKELLSNLGKMNYKGWVLLECHTNPEDKVKSMMEQRAVFDRMVKAV
- a CDS encoding tautomerase family protein translates to MPYVKIELTREGVSREQKQALIAGVTNLLSDVLDKDPNLTFVVIQEIDLDDWGHAGEQVSVLRERGITATKSKNN